In the Candidatus Electrothrix rattekaaiensis genome, one interval contains:
- a CDS encoding glycosyltransferase produces the protein MIIFVTVGTQHPFDRLIKSVDFWAENNRYTNVFAQTGRSKYRAQFVDTFDFIPPDEFHNRFQAADFIIGHAGMGTIITAMEYGKPLLMMPRDTSRGEHTTNHQMDTVRHFALSQYNIDIAYSGTELIRKIDMLVKKPRGKLTPFTRTPSLALIEAIQNFIENCEK, from the coding sequence ATGATAATCTTTGTTACTGTTGGAACCCAACACCCATTTGACCGTCTAATAAAATCAGTGGATTTTTGGGCTGAAAACAATCGCTATACTAATGTATTTGCCCAGACAGGTAGAAGTAAGTATCGAGCTCAATTTGTTGATACTTTTGACTTTATACCTCCAGATGAATTTCACAATAGATTTCAAGCTGCTGATTTCATAATTGGTCATGCCGGAATGGGAACAATTATTACTGCAATGGAATATGGTAAACCTCTGTTGATGATGCCTAGAGACACCTCGCGAGGCGAACACACAACAAACCATCAGATGGATACGGTAAGGCATTTCGCCTTATCACAATATAATATTGATATTGCTTATTCTGGAACAGAATTAATAAGAAAAATTGATATGTTAGTCAAAAAACCAAGAGGGAAATTAACCCCGTTTACTCGTACTCCTTCATTAGCACTCATTGAAGCAATCCAAAATTTTATTGAAAATTGTGAAAAATGA
- a CDS encoding UDP-N-acetylglucosamine--LPS N-acetylglucosamine transferase produces the protein MKKKIMLVASSGGHWIQLNRLTSVFENNNHDLLYVTTLKFNREQVNNNAFFLVPDADRCNKLKIVMLAWKMFWLLVFQKPNIVISTGALPGFFAIFFGKKMGAKTIWLDSIANSQKLSMSGEKAGKYADLWLTQWEHLAQPEGPHYYGAII, from the coding sequence ATGAAAAAGAAAATCATGTTAGTTGCATCATCAGGTGGACACTGGATACAGTTGAATCGTTTAACTAGTGTTTTTGAGAATAACAATCATGACTTGCTCTATGTAACCACACTGAAATTTAACAGAGAGCAGGTCAATAATAATGCTTTTTTTTTGGTTCCAGATGCTGATCGTTGTAATAAACTGAAAATTGTTATGCTCGCATGGAAAATGTTTTGGCTGTTAGTTTTTCAGAAGCCTAATATCGTTATATCTACTGGTGCGTTACCTGGTTTTTTTGCTATTTTTTTTGGGAAAAAAATGGGAGCAAAAACGATTTGGCTTGACAGTATTGCCAATTCTCAAAAGCTCTCTATGTCTGGAGAGAAAGCAGGAAAATATGCAGACCTCTGGCTGACACAATGGGAGCATCTTGCTCAACCAGAAGGACCGCATTATTACGGTGCGATTATATGA
- a CDS encoding class I SAM-dependent methyltransferase, with the protein MTKEAYYDRRGETYEKDCPETLLRCKKALSWMSLKDRPNIIEIGCKYGELCSLLQETGEQYLYKAVDIDQRTLQGIPGYNKEQFICKNVNNGLPFPDESADYIVCLEVMEHLENATFFLEEVKRVLRCDGKLVLSVPNVYCWLEIFNNLRKYGDTEGHIASYSYQNIDALMN; encoded by the coding sequence ATGACAAAAGAAGCCTACTATGATAGGCGGGGAGAAACTTATGAAAAAGATTGCCCAGAAACTCTTCTTCGTTGCAAAAAGGCGCTCTCCTGGATGTCGCTTAAAGATAGACCAAATATTATAGAGATTGGGTGTAAGTATGGGGAATTGTGCAGTCTTTTACAAGAGACAGGTGAGCAGTATCTATATAAAGCAGTGGATATAGATCAAAGGACATTACAGGGGATTCCTGGATACAATAAGGAACAGTTTATATGTAAAAATGTTAATAATGGGCTTCCTTTTCCTGATGAGAGCGCAGATTATATTGTTTGCCTTGAAGTGATGGAACATCTTGAAAATGCAACTTTTTTTTTAGAAGAAGTGAAAAGAGTTCTTAGGTGTGATGGAAAGCTAGTTTTATCGGTACCTAATGTTTATTGTTGGCTTGAAATTTTTAATAATTTAAGAAAATATGGTGACACAGAAGGGCATATTGCGAGTTATTCCTATCAGAATATTGATGCATTGATGAATTGA
- a CDS encoding sulfotransferase, translating to MEAIFIGGTGRSGTTIFKHILSQHQQISSLPFEARIIIDPGGALDLIDHLSDCWTPYNADIALYNFLKLTVNCQQTSLLNKVLARLISYVGVTPFRYPGVGIGSAIGQRNYRSQLNTLINALNIRENHGYWGGSVPFQLSKVIYEVGPFARDEVSKMVADFVVGIFSNNATETATHWLDDTPYNFLQAHRLKKIFPKMKLLHIYRDPRDVTASYRTKVWGGRDISVIANRINGILNQWFIIKEGLSDSLYAEFSLEKISEKPRKYLSEICKFLEIPFDERLLNIKLNHVNAGRWLKDLSLKEQSQVNRILSSHINAMGYSRM from the coding sequence ATGGAAGCAATTTTTATTGGTGGCACAGGAAGAAGCGGCACCACTATTTTTAAACATATTTTATCACAACATCAACAAATAAGTTCACTGCCATTTGAAGCTAGGATTATTATAGATCCAGGAGGTGCGTTAGACTTAATTGACCATTTGTCAGACTGTTGGACCCCGTATAATGCTGACATTGCCCTGTATAATTTTTTGAAACTTACAGTAAATTGTCAACAAACATCTCTTCTGAATAAGGTGCTGGCCCGCCTTATTTCCTATGTAGGCGTTACTCCCTTCAGGTATCCTGGTGTAGGAATTGGCAGTGCAATCGGGCAGAGAAACTACCGTTCTCAACTTAACACCTTGATAAACGCTCTGAATATTCGGGAAAACCATGGATATTGGGGAGGAAGTGTTCCTTTTCAGCTATCGAAAGTAATTTATGAAGTCGGTCCCTTTGCTAGGGACGAGGTATCAAAAATGGTAGCTGATTTTGTGGTAGGAATATTTAGTAATAACGCTACTGAGACAGCCACTCATTGGCTTGATGATACACCGTATAATTTCTTGCAAGCACATAGATTAAAAAAAATTTTCCCGAAAATGAAATTATTACATATATATAGAGATCCTAGGGACGTTACTGCCTCTTACCGAACAAAGGTATGGGGAGGACGGGATATCTCTGTAATTGCGAATCGTATAAATGGAATCCTGAATCAATGGTTCATTATAAAAGAAGGCTTATCAGATTCTTTATACGCAGAATTTTCTTTAGAAAAAATATCAGAAAAACCAAGAAAATATTTATCCGAGATCTGCAAATTTCTTGAGATACCTTTTGATGAACGTCTGCTGAACATTAAATTAAATCATGTCAATGCAGGCAGATGGCTTAAAGATTTAAGCTTAAAAGAGCAATCACAAGTAAATCGAATTTTATCATCACATATTAATGCGATGGGATATTCAAGGATGTGA
- a CDS encoding acyltransferase, which yields MKQQIERIKLFLLLTSYYWFLRYLPEGYHHPKFSIFNTARSFIGRKLFLSCGRNVSIHRNAHFGTGRRLSVGSGSHLGVNCWINAKGSVTLGENVIMGPDVIILTGKHSFDNPGLSIKEQPMEYAPVVIEDDVWLGARVVVLPGCTIAKGSVIGANSVVSKDIPPYSVAVGSPISILRNRKIS from the coding sequence ATGAAACAACAGATTGAGCGTATAAAATTATTTTTATTACTTACATCTTATTATTGGTTTTTGAGATACTTGCCCGAAGGATATCATCATCCTAAATTTAGTATTTTCAATACGGCCCGTAGCTTTATTGGTAGAAAATTGTTTTTATCCTGCGGAAGGAATGTGAGTATACACCGAAATGCACACTTCGGAACAGGAAGACGTTTGTCAGTTGGAAGCGGCTCACATCTGGGAGTTAATTGTTGGATAAATGCTAAGGGAAGTGTAACGTTAGGTGAAAATGTTATAATGGGACCAGATGTAATTATTTTAACTGGAAAACACAGCTTTGACAATCCAGGGCTTTCCATTAAGGAACAGCCTATGGAATATGCCCCTGTCGTTATAGAGGATGATGTTTGGCTTGGTGCCCGCGTTGTTGTACTGCCTGGATGCACAATAGCGAAAGGTTCTGTAATTGGTGCAAATTCTGTGGTATCAAAGGATATACCTCCGTATTCTGTTGCGGTTGGCTCGCCTATTTCTATTCTAAGAAATAGAAAAATAAGCTAA
- a CDS encoding glycosyltransferase family 4 protein, which yields MQKKRLLIISNTYPSKEKPYAGIFVKNHINELNRRGNYVVTSFVMHRKFTSPLGSIIKYTKAALRFIPLLFQSFDLIHLHFFYPLIWIVFIYKLFRPETPVMVTFHGSDLHSRFKGRFSNLLHRYALRKINFVHCVGKDLADEFFDVFGYNASLIIPMGIDRKIFNTKSKINLARKKFDFIFVGSFLEGKGINLLVTAISILSKKIRYCFIGSGKEEYLIRKCAKTHQITIHNNYSQNDIAPILHQSKFLILPSKYETFGLVVSEALYCGVPCIVSNIGGLRGQVEDLVNGLLIRSLDLKEITLVMQRALSMSGLEYSNMCQNAENSNYSYSLEKVIDQMEGVYDRLIANLQSEQ from the coding sequence ATGCAAAAAAAAAGACTGTTAATAATTAGCAATACATACCCGTCGAAGGAAAAACCTTATGCTGGAATTTTTGTAAAAAATCACATCAACGAACTGAATCGCAGAGGAAACTATGTTGTTACCTCATTTGTTATGCATCGAAAATTTACAAGTCCTCTTGGCTCTATTATTAAATATACAAAAGCAGCTTTACGCTTTATCCCTTTACTCTTTCAATCTTTTGACTTGATTCACCTACATTTTTTTTATCCGCTTATTTGGATAGTTTTTATTTATAAGCTATTTCGGCCAGAAACACCTGTTATGGTGACTTTCCATGGAAGTGACCTTCATTCACGATTTAAGGGGAGGTTCTCTAACTTACTTCACAGATACGCATTAAGAAAGATAAATTTTGTACATTGCGTTGGTAAAGATCTTGCTGATGAGTTCTTTGATGTCTTCGGCTATAACGCTTCGTTAATTATACCGATGGGAATAGATAGGAAAATATTTAATACAAAAAGTAAGATAAATTTAGCAAGAAAAAAGTTTGATTTTATCTTTGTAGGGTCATTTTTAGAAGGAAAAGGAATAAATTTACTCGTAACGGCTATATCAATACTAAGTAAAAAAATAAGATATTGCTTTATCGGGAGTGGAAAAGAAGAATATCTAATTAGAAAATGTGCAAAGACTCACCAGATAACTATTCATAATAACTATTCACAGAATGATATTGCACCAATTTTACATCAAAGCAAGTTTCTTATTCTGCCGAGCAAGTATGAAACATTTGGTCTGGTTGTAAGTGAAGCATTATATTGCGGCGTTCCTTGTATTGTTAGTAATATAGGTGGATTACGGGGGCAGGTTGAAGATTTAGTAAATGGTTTGCTTATTAGATCTCTTGATCTAAAGGAGATTACATTGGTTATGCAACGAGCCTTATCTATGAGCGGCCTTGAATATTCTAATATGTGCCAAAATGCTGAAAATTCTAATTATTCATATTCATTGGAAAAAGTTATTGATCAGATGGAAGGAGTTTATGATAGGCTTATTGCAAATTTACAGAGTGAACAGTAA
- a CDS encoding O-antigen ligase family protein, with protein sequence MGYFKTEQEKIMYNDFSTSNRSLFRVTRKQLWLAFLFPTLFLADILYGLLDYYGFSSPVSPGIFLRGFALFLAVTMILKYRYCIPQHVFRWCLGTLLLTFPSIIYSFAVGCTYDIGRDILYILRAVYGPLMILLVIILIRIYSISVQNFLAYIEGTAYLLGITLLISRNIGIERLTYGTYAYGDTGVFYAQNDLSLTFGLTLLAASYRVIEEFSITRCLLLILSIWSCLQIGTKASAIVIVINALFIITLAVWGETSSRGGWSHRQKKSFFPAFVISGIMIILSGYGFILQSQSSYQKEKIEKILINRELPRSMLITSGLYYFQKRALFLHVTGEGMVSYMSNLPAYLKNQQFTLKEKNVEVDFIDFIGAYGVFFSVIIHLFFFVLLYVSFKSYIRTRDNIYGAIFVAVCMYTGHSLLAGHAMCSPTPTTLIAGYAGFYFRNKNAKKKTVNN encoded by the coding sequence GTGGGCTATTTTAAAACAGAACAAGAAAAAATAATGTATAACGATTTTTCTACATCTAACAGAAGCCTGTTCCGTGTAACTCGAAAACAACTATGGTTAGCCTTTCTGTTTCCAACACTTTTTCTTGCCGACATACTCTATGGACTGTTGGATTATTATGGTTTTTCTTCCCCGGTAAGTCCAGGAATATTTCTTCGTGGTTTTGCATTGTTCTTAGCTGTAACTATGATTTTAAAATACCGCTATTGTATTCCTCAGCATGTTTTTCGCTGGTGCTTAGGGACGTTACTACTTACATTCCCAAGCATCATTTACAGTTTTGCTGTTGGCTGTACCTATGATATAGGTAGAGATATCCTCTATATTTTACGAGCAGTTTATGGGCCATTGATGATTCTTCTTGTAATAATACTAATTCGAATATATTCTATTTCAGTACAGAATTTCCTTGCCTATATTGAGGGTACGGCCTATTTATTAGGAATTACCCTGTTGATATCTCGAAATATTGGTATTGAAAGATTAACATATGGAACTTATGCATATGGTGATACAGGAGTTTTTTATGCACAGAACGATTTGTCTTTAACTTTTGGCTTAACTTTACTGGCCGCATCATATCGAGTAATTGAGGAATTTTCAATTACTCGATGTCTGCTACTTATTTTATCAATATGGTCGTGTTTACAAATAGGAACTAAAGCATCAGCGATTGTTATTGTAATCAACGCATTATTTATTATAACTCTCGCTGTCTGGGGAGAGACTTCATCACGAGGAGGTTGGTCTCACAGGCAAAAGAAGTCTTTTTTTCCTGCTTTTGTTATTTCAGGAATAATGATAATTTTGAGTGGTTATGGATTCATACTGCAAAGTCAATCATCCTATCAAAAAGAAAAAATTGAGAAGATTTTAATAAACAGAGAGTTGCCGCGATCAATGCTTATTACATCTGGATTATATTATTTTCAAAAACGTGCATTATTTCTTCACGTAACAGGTGAAGGCATGGTCTCGTATATGTCTAACCTTCCTGCCTACCTCAAAAACCAACAATTTACTCTAAAAGAAAAAAATGTTGAAGTAGATTTTATAGATTTTATAGGAGCATATGGTGTCTTTTTTAGTGTTATTATACATTTATTCTTTTTTGTTTTATTATACGTGTCTTTCAAGTCTTATATAAGGACTCGTGACAATATTTATGGGGCGATTTTTGTAGCAGTCTGTATGTATACTGGACACTCCTTACTCGCCGGTCATGCTATGTGCAGCCCGACACCGACAACTTTAATTGCAGGGTATGCAGGGTTTTATTTTAGAAATAAAAATGCAAAAAAAAAGACTGTTAATAATTAG
- a CDS encoding flippase, with protein sequence MKQYLIKGGLWAFAGKVAALIVGLALSSLLARLLSPEDMGAYFLAFNLATFFSIFSRMGIDNTLQRFVAEAFGNNQPHMACTIIRKGLILTLTSAFLVAILVYFWVGPWIAQYLLKSYRLSNSMGFVSVWLVLLTFQYVFTAIFQAVKDIRMAVLVNGLLPSAITTFLIACYLIAKKHATFQQILPWVLIAGGVNIMVAFLTLIKEKYKLNAPTKKIKTIGYLKFAGHSWPLLINTVMMFIMGQSALWVISAFRSDAEVAAYGAAVRLVRSTSMALMAVNMIIPPLIVHFHADKQKERLEQVLRSTATIAAVPSLALLSSYILFGGWILETVYGEYYRAGETVLMIMSLGQAICVFVGSCGYVLIMTGHNHAIMLISAASSIIALCGALLLVPQYGSIGVAIGYTVAMFVHQLTMLVFARYRCGVWTHMDGTYLATLVLMGRQRIGGKKLQ encoded by the coding sequence GTGAAACAATATCTTATTAAAGGGGGCCTATGGGCTTTTGCCGGGAAAGTCGCGGCACTCATAGTGGGACTGGCACTCTCATCGCTGCTGGCGCGTTTGCTTTCTCCCGAGGATATGGGGGCCTACTTCTTGGCTTTTAATCTGGCCACCTTTTTTTCAATTTTTTCCAGAATGGGCATTGATAATACGTTACAACGCTTTGTTGCTGAGGCGTTTGGAAACAATCAACCTCATATGGCATGTACTATTATCCGTAAAGGCTTAATTCTGACTTTGACAAGCGCGTTTTTGGTGGCCATATTAGTTTATTTTTGGGTGGGGCCTTGGATTGCTCAATATCTCTTAAAATCTTATAGGTTAAGTAATTCTATGGGATTCGTATCCGTCTGGCTTGTTCTGCTTACATTTCAGTATGTTTTCACCGCAATATTTCAGGCGGTTAAGGATATACGTATGGCTGTGTTGGTAAATGGCTTGTTGCCTTCCGCTATCACGACTTTTCTTATCGCTTGCTATTTGATCGCAAAAAAACACGCTACATTCCAGCAGATACTGCCTTGGGTATTAATTGCAGGCGGAGTAAATATAATGGTTGCTTTTTTGACGTTAATCAAAGAAAAATATAAACTCAATGCGCCGACAAAGAAAATTAAAACTATAGGGTACTTAAAATTTGCAGGTCACTCATGGCCGTTGCTTATTAATACGGTGATGATGTTCATTATGGGTCAGTCTGCTCTCTGGGTCATAAGTGCTTTTCGTTCTGATGCGGAAGTGGCAGCTTACGGGGCAGCTGTTCGTTTGGTACGCTCAACAAGCATGGCGTTAATGGCTGTCAACATGATTATCCCACCATTAATTGTTCATTTTCATGCAGATAAGCAGAAAGAACGACTTGAACAGGTGTTGAGAAGCACAGCAACAATTGCTGCTGTGCCATCGTTAGCGTTGCTTTCTTCCTACATTTTATTTGGCGGTTGGATTTTGGAAACTGTTTATGGTGAGTATTATCGAGCCGGAGAAACAGTGTTGATGATTATGAGCTTAGGTCAAGCAATCTGTGTTTTTGTTGGTTCATGTGGATACGTATTAATTATGACGGGACACAACCATGCAATAATGCTCATATCGGCAGCGAGCTCAATCATTGCTCTCTGCGGTGCTCTGCTGTTAGTACCGCAATATGGGAGTATAGGTGTAGCAATTGGTTATACAGTTGCTATGTTTGTACATCAGCTCACTATGCTTGTATTTGCTCGTTATCGGTGCGGAGTATGGACACATATGGACGGGACTTATTTAGCAACGTTAGTCCTTATGGGCAGGCAACGTATTGGAGGCAAGAAGCTTCAATGA
- a CDS encoding sugar transferase, whose translation MLREHSTLLTRIHMIVDIFWVIFAFVAAYHAKRSFIPFVGQGLSTEPNYYLVLLIAVVVAFFSFSATGCYRPYRTQTLLKIYSRVIRAVIGILFGTIILLYLLHEHNVSRMLIVLFIIFLTFFLFLSKGIIYYILRYYRSQSYNTRNLLIVGAGLRAKKIIDAIQNHKESGYRILGCLTTDSGNKRNKGDDILRKVEILGSVGILPVILTEEIVDEIIFAADIEKIEYIDNFIRFAEYLGVNIYIVPDFQLEKIMYQPEIASISIQDFFGHPTLSLSTTPQRKNALIIKDIIDYSFAGTGLIILFPIFLVIILLIKITSNGPAFFIQQRCGLYGRTFPLIKFRTMVKDAEKLKENLQEDNEADGPVFKITHDPRITSFGKFLRKTSLDELPQLLNVLMGHMSLVGPRPPLPEEVKKYETWQRRRLSMKPGLTCTWQVNGRNNINFERWMRLDLEYIDQWSLMLDSKILLKTFREVISFHGQ comes from the coding sequence ATGTTGCGAGAACATAGTACATTGCTGACGCGTATCCACATGATTGTGGACATTTTTTGGGTGATCTTTGCTTTCGTTGCAGCGTATCATGCGAAAAGGAGCTTTATTCCTTTTGTGGGACAAGGCCTTTCAACGGAGCCGAATTACTATCTCGTCCTCCTGATTGCTGTTGTCGTGGCTTTCTTTTCTTTTTCTGCAACAGGATGTTACAGACCATATCGTACTCAAACACTACTGAAAATATATTCGAGAGTCATCAGGGCCGTTATCGGCATTTTGTTCGGTACAATTATTCTACTCTACTTGCTGCACGAACATAATGTCAGCAGGATGCTGATTGTACTCTTCATCATCTTTCTGACTTTTTTTCTCTTTCTGAGTAAAGGAATTATTTATTATATTCTCAGATATTACCGTTCTCAGAGCTATAATACACGCAATCTCCTTATTGTCGGAGCTGGGCTGAGGGCAAAAAAGATTATTGATGCAATCCAAAATCATAAGGAATCAGGCTACCGCATTCTTGGCTGTTTAACCACGGACAGTGGCAATAAGCGAAATAAAGGTGATGATATCTTAAGAAAAGTTGAAATACTCGGTTCTGTAGGTATTTTGCCGGTCATTCTGACAGAGGAAATTGTCGATGAAATTATTTTTGCTGCTGATATAGAAAAAATAGAGTATATTGATAATTTTATTAGATTTGCGGAATATCTAGGGGTGAATATTTATATTGTCCCAGATTTTCAGTTAGAAAAAATTATGTACCAACCTGAGATAGCGTCTATCTCTATACAGGATTTTTTCGGTCACCCGACCCTGTCTTTGTCAACAACTCCCCAGCGAAAAAATGCCTTGATTATTAAAGATATTATAGATTATTCCTTTGCAGGAACAGGTCTGATAATTCTTTTTCCGATATTCCTTGTTATTATTTTGCTGATTAAAATTACTTCCAATGGCCCGGCTTTTTTTATTCAACAGCGTTGTGGTCTGTACGGACGTACTTTCCCTTTGATTAAGTTCCGTACTATGGTAAAAGATGCGGAGAAATTGAAAGAGAATTTGCAGGAAGATAATGAGGCTGACGGCCCAGTTTTTAAAATCACTCATGATCCTCGAATTACTTCTTTTGGGAAATTTCTTCGTAAAACCAGTTTAGACGAGCTCCCTCAGTTGCTTAATGTTCTTATGGGGCATATGAGTTTAGTGGGGCCACGTCCCCCTTTGCCTGAAGAGGTCAAAAAGTATGAGACATGGCAGCGTCGACGGTTATCAATGAAGCCGGGATTGACTTGTACTTGGCAGGTTAACGGGCGTAACAATATTAATTTTGAGCGTTGGATGCGTTTGGATTTGGAATATATTGATCAGTGGTCTTTGATGTTGGATAGTAAAATTCTCCTCAAGACATTCAGGGAAGTTATTAGCTTTCATGGGCAATGA
- the asnB gene encoding asparagine synthase (glutamine-hydrolyzing) — protein sequence MCGIAFSYSEDLTGEEHRVKIGRALSAMEHRGPDDEGVWQGRDVSIGHRRLSIIDQAGSLQPMQSPDGRFILSYNGEIYNYKELRPLLEGRWKFQTKGDTEVLLAGLITQGISFIDRMEGMWGFALWDNQEKKLLLCRDRMGKKPLYYQAAGSALLCASELPALSRLAVGAWEEDLDSTADFLRHGYYLPGTTAYQGVHEVLPGHLLHWSPGASCREDSYWSLQIRSFAGSREDAAAELRSTFIRAVERRMVADVEVGAFLSGGVDSSLVVSIMATELGVHPKTFTIGFNERSYDEREFAEQIAVQQNTDHYVKVLDSWDREYLTGLILNNIGQPFSDSSLLPTAMVSQLAASKVKVALSGDGGDELFSGYQRYQARSILRWYTRLPKSLRLGAEKIIRAIPEPMAHHSHSFIKKAHLFQDILNRIKEETPYFAPVLYARNDYNALFPELLGRGHKPPNIPEECNLDDIQRMMFADALIYLPQDILVKVDRASMGNSLESRAPFLDRDVVELAFSLPRSWHRSGVTGKKMLRRSFSDILPDAIWNRRKQGFGVPIHDWFRNELGKELEQLLIQKQTPLNVPQVLQLLQQHRQGLRDHGYRLWCLYIYLLWKNRRKDAVSECN from the coding sequence ATGTGCGGCATTGCTTTTTCTTATAGCGAAGACTTGACCGGGGAAGAACATCGGGTCAAGATAGGCCGTGCCCTCAGTGCGATGGAGCATCGCGGCCCTGACGATGAAGGAGTCTGGCAGGGCAGAGACGTCAGTATCGGCCATCGCCGCCTTTCTATTATTGACCAAGCTGGCAGTCTCCAGCCCATGCAGAGTCCTGACGGGCGGTTTATTCTCAGCTATAACGGAGAAATATATAATTATAAAGAACTGAGACCGCTGCTGGAGGGAAGGTGGAAATTTCAGACCAAAGGTGATACCGAGGTTCTGCTCGCCGGTCTGATCACTCAGGGAATCTCTTTTATCGACAGAATGGAGGGGATGTGGGGCTTTGCCCTCTGGGATAATCAGGAAAAAAAGCTTCTTCTCTGCCGGGATCGGATGGGGAAAAAGCCGCTTTATTACCAAGCAGCAGGTTCTGCTTTGCTTTGTGCTTCGGAGCTTCCGGCGCTGAGTAGGCTGGCAGTCGGAGCATGGGAGGAGGATCTGGATTCTACCGCTGATTTTCTCCGCCACGGCTACTACCTTCCAGGAACAACAGCATACCAGGGAGTGCATGAGGTTTTGCCCGGACATCTTCTTCATTGGTCACCCGGAGCATCTTGCCGAGAAGATTCCTATTGGTCCTTACAGATACGTTCTTTTGCCGGAAGTCGGGAAGATGCTGCTGCTGAATTGCGCAGCACATTTATACGGGCCGTTGAACGCCGCATGGTTGCCGATGTCGAGGTCGGGGCCTTTCTCTCTGGAGGCGTTGATTCTTCCCTAGTGGTTTCGATTATGGCTACCGAGCTGGGCGTGCATCCAAAGACCTTCACTATTGGTTTTAACGAACGTTCTTATGATGAGCGGGAATTTGCCGAACAGATCGCTGTTCAACAGAACACGGATCATTATGTCAAGGTGTTGGACTCTTGGGACCGGGAATATCTGACAGGGTTAATCCTGAACAATATCGGTCAGCCTTTTTCCGATTCATCGCTTCTGCCCACAGCAATGGTATCGCAGCTTGCTGCATCAAAGGTCAAGGTGGCACTATCCGGCGACGGCGGTGACGAGCTGTTCAGCGGCTACCAACGCTATCAGGCTAGGTCCATTCTTCGTTGGTATACTCGGCTGCCAAAATCGCTTCGCCTTGGTGCGGAAAAAATTATTCGGGCAATTCCAGAGCCTATGGCGCATCATAGCCATTCGTTCATTAAAAAAGCACATCTTTTTCAGGATATACTGAATCGGATTAAGGAGGAAACCCCTTATTTTGCTCCGGTCCTTTATGCCCGTAACGATTATAATGCGTTATTTCCCGAACTGCTGGGAAGGGGGCATAAACCGCCCAACATCCCCGAGGAGTGTAATCTTGATGATATCCAGCGGATGATGTTTGCTGATGCTCTGATTTATCTGCCCCAGGATATCCTGGTGAAGGTTGACCGTGCATCTATGGGCAATTCCTTGGAGAGTCGGGCACCGTTTTTGGATCGTGATGTTGTGGAGCTTGCCTTTTCGTTACCGCGAAGCTGGCATCGATCAGGGGTGACCGGAAAAAAGATGTTACGAAGATCGTTTTCTGATATATTGCCCGATGCTATATGGAACAGGCGAAAGCAGGGCTTTGGAGTGCCTATCCATGATTGGTTCAGAAACGAGCTGGGAAAGGAACTGGAGCAACTGCTTATCCAGAAGCAGACTCCGCTGAATGTTCCGCAGGTTCTTCAGCTCTTGCAGCAGCACAGGCAGGGGCTTCGTGATCACGGTTATCGGCTGTGGTGTTTGTATATTTATTTGTTGTGGAAAAATAGAAGGAAAGATGCTGTTAGCGAGTGTAACTGA